A portion of the Anthonomus grandis grandis chromosome 19, icAntGran1.3, whole genome shotgun sequence genome contains these proteins:
- the LOC126747452 gene encoding uncharacterized protein LOC126747452 isoform X1, which produces MMQFDAKFIFTLMLVIFAVIVDTAPRPGQEWDRFNNPCIYDDLKVETCQRCAKQTKSPIVYPMCCNEEDNVYEWCEKYIHFGRKP; this is translated from the exons aaattcaTTTTCACATTGATGCTGGTCATCTTTGCAGTCATAGTCGATACCGCACCCAGACCTGGTCAGGAGTGGGATAGATTCAACAACCCATGCATATACGAT GATTTGAAGGTGGAGACCTGCCAGCGCTGTGCAAAGCAAACCAAATCCCCAATAGTATACCCCATGTGCTGCAACGAGGAGGATAACGTGTACGAGTGGTGCGAGAAGTACATACACTTTGGAAGGAAACCGTAG
- the LOC126747452 gene encoding uncharacterized protein LOC126747452 isoform X3, with translation MMQYDAKFIFTLMLVIFAVIVDTAPRPGQEWDRFNNPCIYDDLKVETCQRCAKQTKSPIVYPMCCNEEDNVYEWCEKYIHFGRKP, from the exons ATGATGCAGTATGATGct aaattcaTTTTCACATTGATGCTGGTCATCTTTGCAGTCATAGTCGATACCGCACCCAGACCTGGTCAGGAGTGGGATAGATTCAACAACCCATGCATATACGAT GATTTGAAGGTGGAGACCTGCCAGCGCTGTGCAAAGCAAACCAAATCCCCAATAGTATACCCCATGTGCTGCAACGAGGAGGATAACGTGTACGAGTGGTGCGAGAAGTACATACACTTTGGAAGGAAACCGTAG
- the LOC126747450 gene encoding uncharacterized protein LOC126747450 — MKSLFKIWTLDRKKKSFIVVDDEESGDLYAELILKASTKFGINGSSLVLEEDGTPIDNECLSFVKEKTFTLLAKDEKWFKISSECGSTSSSMATTVTVESDYSKLTASDATGNSSIEITTVTDCNTEYYWHTFEIPYEALSEEHKQLLEKGVCPKQVKSNLVHLIVNKMRSLKKNIPSKAFKIISKKLIDKYPVALRDIDEDGIVLGDGTHSLMHKLQERNNYLNRPHKNTNLLSENPVKTKKRQVSASAGCTNWSPQLPAISEEYKSREEISSITEENFVDVMEKSYAEQRQFLNRLPPPSITEIQEDWPILLSKKAIFWHFSKLTSCDIHLLDQSKGKIEKLVRYCQKTTKGNENSNPDTEPINDLFLQLLKELTQRFKEKLDEIYVKFDKNLFELVEEDLPITPVILHIQNDNISHFWIYLEKQQICSEGYETLEEAFKVLFAIFFNLNIKYPPKTYVTLELIQRYIFKIHPDTGSKSKNVAATKKKIFSLLNKLA, encoded by the exons atgaaatctctttttaaaatttggaccCTGGATCGTAAGAAAAAAAGCTTCATTGTTGTTGATGATGAGGAGAGTGGCGATTTGTATGCCgaacttattttaaaag cctccaCAAAGTTCGGAATTAATGGGTCATCATTGGTCTTGGAAGAAGATGGAACGCCTATAGACAACGAATGTTTAAGTTtcgttaaagaaaaaacttttacttTATTGGCCAAGGACGAAAAGTGGTTCAAAATATCGTCCGAGTGTGGCAGTACATCATCTTCAATGGCCACTACCGTAACTGTGGAATCCGACTATTCGAAACTCACAGCCTCGGACGCAACGGGTAATTCTTCTATAGAAATAACAACAGTTACTGATTGTAACACCGAGTATTATTGGCACACTTTTGAAATTCCTTATGAGGCTCTAAGTGAGGAACATAAGCAATTACTGGAAAAAGGAGTGTGCCCTAAGCAAGTAAAATCTAACTTGGTTCATCTGATTGTAAATAAAATGAggtcgttaaaaaaaaatataccaagcaaagcattcaaaataataagcaaaaaattgatTGACAAATATCCTGTGGCTCTAAGGGATATCGACGAGGATGGAATTGTGTTAGGAGATGGAACGCATTCTCTTATGCACAAACTACAGGAACGCAACAATTATCTAAACAGGCCgcataaaaatactaatttgcTTTCTGAAAATccagttaaaacaaaaaaaagacaagTTAGTGCAAGTGCAGGTTGCACTAATTGGTCTCCTCAGTTACCAGCTATATCAGAAGAATATAAAAGCCGGGAAGAAATTTCATCGATAACAGAAGAAAATTTTGTAGATGTAATGGAAAAAAGTTATGCCGAACAAAGGCAGTTTCTGAACAGGCTTCCCCCACCATCCATAACAGAAATACAAGAGGATTGGCCAATTCTTCTTTCTAAAAAGGCAATTTTTTGGCACTTTTCAAAACTAACAAGCTGCGATATACACTTATTAGATCAGAGtaaaggaaaaattgaaaagctAGTACGCTATTGCCAAAAAACTACTAAGGGTAATGAAAATTCTAATCCTGACACAGAACCCATTAATGATCTTTTTCTCCAACTCTTAAAAGAATTAACTCAAAGATTTAAGGAAAAATTGGATGAAATTTACGTTAAATTTGATAAG aaTCTATTTGAATTGGTTGAAGAAGATTTGCCTATCACACCCGTCATTCTTCATATACAAAATG ACAATATATCTCATTTTTGGATATATTTGGAAAAACAACAAATATGTAGCGAGGGATACGAAACCCTGGAAGAAGCTTTCAAAGTACTTTTTGCGatctttttcaatttaaatattaaatatccaCCAAAAACATACGTAACGCTGGAACTCATACAACGCTACATATTTAAAATCCACCCGGACACTGGATCAAAATCCAAGAATGTAGCAGCAacgaaaaaaaagattttttcattgttaaataaacttgcataa